The Streptomyces sp. NBC_00236 DNA window CCGAGGGCTTGTCCTCAGTTGCTCGCGTCCACTGTGTTAGTTCTGAAATAACGAACGGCCGTGTTTATTTCCGGTGTTGGTTAATTTCATAGTGTTTCGGTGGTCATTGCGTTAGGGAAACGCCCGGTTACATTCCGAACCCGGAAGCTAAGCCTTTCAGCGCCGATGGTACTGCAGGGGGGACCCTGTGGGAGAGTAGGACGCCGCCGAACTCCTTTTGAATAGTTAAGCCCCGTGCCCTTGTGGCACGGGGCTTTTCTGCGTTCACCGGACCTTCAGCCTGCGGTGACCAGCTGGACTGGTCCGGCCGCTGCGTCGCCCACCGGCAACGTGCGCCGATATCCGTTTCCTGTCGTGTGGGCACCGACCTAGTGTGGTTCGGTGACGACGACGACTCAGATGATCATTCTCAATGGTGGTTCCAGCTCGGGGAAGTCCGGGATCGTGCGGTGCCTGCAGGATGTACTGCCCGTTCCGTGGCTGGCGTTCGGATGCGACTCGTTCGTCGATGCCATGCCCGCCAGGATGCAGACGTCGGACGAGGGGATCGTGGTCGCGGCGGATGGCGCGGTGAATGTCGGGGCGGAGTTCCGGGCGTTGGAGGCGGCCTGGATGACTGGCGTGGTGGGGATGGTTCGTGCAGGCGCGAGGGTGGTCATCGATGACGTCTTCCTCGGCGGATCCGCGTCCCAGCAGCGTTGGCAGAGGGCGCTGGACGGACTGCCCGTGCTGTGGGTCGGCGTCAGATGCGAGAGCGCGGTCGCGGCAGGGCGTGAGGTCGCACGAGGAGATCGCGCCCGGGGGATGGCTGTGGCACAGGCAGATGTGGTTCACGAAGGGGTGCTCTACGACCTGGAGGTGGACACGACGCATACCGAGTCCCTGGCGTGCGCGCGAGCCATTGCCGCCCGCCTCGGCTGAGTGCAG harbors:
- the cpt gene encoding chloramphenicol phosphotransferase CPT, whose product is MIILNGGSSSGKSGIVRCLQDVLPVPWLAFGCDSFVDAMPARMQTSDEGIVVAADGAVNVGAEFRALEAAWMTGVVGMVRAGARVVIDDVFLGGSASQQRWQRALDGLPVLWVGVRCESAVAAGREVARGDRARGMAVAQADVVHEGVLYDLEVDTTHTESLACARAIAARLG